A genome region from Microplitis demolitor isolate Queensland-Clemson2020A chromosome 1, iyMicDemo2.1a, whole genome shotgun sequence includes the following:
- the LOC103576882 gene encoding protein NDRG3: MPANNGTSYRSLDDLGENVYKSTTIVDQNHQTMSQSVFDSVKKAFNFAAPKAELRRKDPLIDDRTESISIVTRNKKNMPTAACPEESALLGTMPSDSMDDIELKNIQLQFPALRYLSKDDGSVREERVDTDKGSLLVAVQGNRAKPAILTYHDLGLNYISSFQAFFNYIDMRVLLENFCVYHVNAPGQEEGSPTLPFDYVYPTMDELAQQLLFVLGHFGLKSVIGFGVGAGANILARFALSHPSKVNALCLINCISTQAGWIEWGYQKLNVRHLRSQGMTQGVLDYLMWHHFGRGTEERNHDLAQVYTNYFERKVNPMNLALLIDSYVRRTDLNIARELDPTRKKDGSTLSVPVINITGALSPHVDDTVTLNGRLDPTNSTWMKISDCGMVLEEQPGKVSEAFRLFLQGEGYVVKSSRKPLTPTTSEVAPLSPLKMADYRLASLEGLNHFCSKKFDWPTATIHITENPISEAVVC; encoded by the exons ATGCCGGCAAACAATGGAACTTCTTACCGATCATTAGATGATCTAGgtgaaaatgtttataaaagtACGACGATTGTTGATCAGAATCATCAGACAATGAGTCAGAGTGTGTTTGACAGTGTAAAAAAAGCCTTCAATTTTGCTGCACCCAAAGCCGAGCTCAGGAGAAAGGATCCGCTCATCGATGACCGTACGGAAAGCATTTCTATTGTTACTAG gaacaaaaaaaatatgccgACTGCTGCTTGTCCTGAGGAATCGGCTCTACTGGG cacAATGCCATCAGATAGCATGGATGATatcgaactaaaaaatatccaaCTGCAATTTCCTGCATTGAGATACCTGAGCAAAGATGATGGTTCTGTTAGGGAGGAGAGAGTTGATACAGACAAAGGAAGTTTATTGGTTGCCGTTCAAGGCAATCGTGCTAAACCTGCCATCCTAACTTATCATGATCTAGGCCTTAATT atATCTCGAGCTTCCAGGCattctttaattatattgacaTGCGAGTATTGCTTGAAAACTTTTGTGTTTATCATGTGAATGCACCAGGTCAAGAGGAAGGATCACCAACGCTACCTTTCGA CTACGTTTATCCAACGATGGACGAATTAGCACAACAGCTGCTGTTTGTGCTGGGGCATTTTGGACTTAAATCAGTTATTGGTTTTGGCGTGGGTGCTGGGGCCAATATACTCGCACGGTTCGCTTTATCTCATCCCAGCAAAGTCAATGCATTGTGTTTAATAAATTGCATCTCAACGCAAGCTGGTTGGATCGAATGGGGATATCAGAAACTAAATGTTCGTCATCTAAGGTCACAGGGTATGACTCAAGGTGTTCTGGATTATCTTATGTGGCATCATTTTGGCCGA gGAACTGAAGAAAGAAATCATGATTTAGCTCAAGTTTATACCAACTACTTTGAACGAAAAGTCAACCCAATGAATCTCGCATTACTTATTGACAGCTATGTGCGACGTACAGATTTAAATATAGCCCGTGAATTGGATCCAACTCGCAAAAAGGACGGTTCAACATTAAGTGTACCCGTAATCAATATCACTGGAGCATTAAGTCCTCATGTTGATGATACTGTTACGCTTAATGGCCGTTTGGACCCGACCAATAGTACATGGATGAAA ATATCTGACTGTGGTATGGTCCTTGAAGAACAGCCAGGAAAAGTGAGCGAAGCCTTTCGACTATTTCTTCAAGGTGAAGGATACG TGGTGAAAAGCTCGCGGAAGCCGTTGACGCCTACAACATCCGAAG tggCTCCATTATCACCATTAAAAATGGCCGATTATCGTTTAGCGTCATTAGAAGGACTCAATCATTTTTGTTCGAAAAAATTCGACTGGCCCACCGCCACTATTCACATCACCGAAAATCCCATATCAGAAGCAGTAGTTTGTTAA